A portion of the Pseudomonadota bacterium genome contains these proteins:
- a CDS encoding LD-carboxypeptidase, whose amino-acid sequence MNEHKSGSEKPIKIGIITPSSNWACDVEMKGEKYNGAKSDYTRKVASATLQSRGYEVVGLEKYPMVPPTQSEKLGFVPQSPYSAAAEFIRMVHEDKPDVMWAMDGGAYATNVAQLLDEYASNPTTFLKQHAVDPLTGLQLNYGAGAEKGLEDAKKPLIVGYSDIGNIQISMKKHGFPSMYAPTVGLGHPLDPGYPEPDHKKFAERMRVCTSGISSNKLMDESHGFKGIDSTWGAMLEPTFEQINRFVREKSSGFQIESKHVADSGHSLGGEIWAGSTSIIANSLGTSWEIDFPSDTILMPELMGQVDSKFIDNIDLLADTGKLSNVKAIVFGVVPGEERNKKIAQIKQKAQEYDIPFFILPEEHTFGHFDRDKYDQFVPLLNGQRASITRTSEGIQLDLGDRIIGGLEDTIPSQKRMRNKSGITPISENSSSIEYSLKDLWKLKASSSVDFSGQDLVVNLDEQSCSMGSPEIYLQGIQSAGVFDNTNSIKFVVSDKDPQYLNCLDYFTEQLKTSGRNIGDISVIDLNKIQQLDALDLATMADLSPEVLREAKALGAEITAKPPLHRESKDLEEKSSWVDKSARTNKNNLTPGGSRDI is encoded by the coding sequence ATGAACGAGCATAAGAGTGGTTCAGAAAAGCCAATAAAAATAGGAATTATAACGCCTTCAAGTAATTGGGCATGCGATGTTGAAATGAAGGGTGAAAAGTATAATGGAGCAAAGTCGGATTATACAAGAAAGGTTGCATCAGCAACATTACAATCACGCGGCTATGAGGTGGTAGGTTTAGAAAAGTACCCTATGGTTCCACCAACACAAAGTGAAAAATTAGGTTTTGTTCCCCAGTCACCATATTCAGCCGCAGCAGAATTTATAAGAATGGTTCATGAGGATAAACCTGATGTGATGTGGGCGATGGATGGTGGAGCGTATGCTACAAACGTAGCACAGCTTTTAGATGAATATGCAAGTAATCCAACAACGTTCCTTAAGCAACATGCCGTTGACCCATTAACGGGCCTTCAGCTAAATTATGGTGCAGGTGCAGAAAAAGGACTTGAAGATGCAAAAAAGCCATTGATTGTAGGTTATAGTGATATAGGAAATATTCAAATATCGATGAAAAAACACGGATTTCCTTCAATGTACGCACCAACGGTTGGATTGGGCCATCCACTTGATCCTGGTTATCCAGAACCTGATCACAAAAAATTTGCAGAAAGAATGAGAGTATGCACCAGTGGCATAAGTAGCAATAAATTGATGGATGAAAGTCATGGTTTTAAAGGGATTGATTCAACATGGGGAGCAATGCTTGAGCCTACATTTGAACAAATAAATAGATTTGTTAGAGAAAAAAGCTCTGGATTTCAAATAGAATCGAAACATGTAGCTGATTCAGGGCATTCATTAGGTGGCGAAATCTGGGCTGGCTCTACATCTATTATTGCAAATAGTTTAGGAACAAGTTGGGAAATTGATTTTCCTAGTGACACTATACTCATGCCAGAACTTATGGGACAAGTGGACTCAAAATTTATTGATAATATTGATCTATTAGCAGATACAGGAAAACTTAGTAACGTCAAAGCAATTGTTTTTGGTGTGGTACCAGGAGAAGAGCGCAATAAAAAAATTGCTCAGATTAAACAAAAAGCTCAAGAATATGATATCCCCTTCTTTATTCTTCCTGAAGAACATACTTTCGGTCACTTTGATCGAGATAAGTATGATCAATTTGTTCCCTTACTCAATGGCCAGCGAGCTAGCATTACTAGAACTTCCGAAGGAATTCAATTGGATTTAGGAGATAGAATAATTGGAGGGTTAGAGGACACTATTCCTTCTCAAAAAAGAATGCGAAATAAAAGTGGTATTACGCCTATTTCTGAGAACTCTTCATCTATTGAATATAGTTTGAAAGATTTATGGAAACTAAAAGCAAGCAGTTCAGTTGACTTTTCTGGACAAGATTTGGTTGTTAACCTGGATGAACAAAGTTGCTCTATGGGAAGTCCAGAAATATATCTTCAGGGCATTCAAAGCGCAGGTGTTTTTGATAACACCAATTCAATAAAATTTGTTGTATCTGATAAAGATCCTCAATATTTGAATTGCCTAGATTATTTTACTGAACAACTTAAAACATCCGGCAGAAATATTGGTGATATTTCTGTAATAGACTTAAATAAAATCCAACAACTTGATGCCCTTGATTTGGCCACCATGGCTGATTTATCTCCTGAGGTTTTGAGGGAGGCAAAAGCATTGGGTGCAGAGATTACTGCAAAGCCACCATTACATAGAGAAAGTAAAGATCTAGAAGAAAAAAGTAGTTGGGTTGATAAAAGCGCGAGGACTAACAAAAACAACCTAACTCCCGGTGGTTCCCGGGATATATAG
- a CDS encoding serine hydrolase, with translation MVNIFEELVTGGIVSPETLEDEPGRILGDYSGPVTSGTVVLDEKGNITQNLQNGINVEPAIEQPFHKTGSIAKTITSYLVHELESKESKESKEVGLPSIVINRKIHEYFSPEELVGLMPSFNGKAKELKKLGNHTLGDLLCHQTGLGDIGSYEDLVEKRTNGSYGHYKMLEGIEGTLGEPQYSNAGFELLGAIVEKATGKEMYELLHDNVFKPMGLTAAFPDKNGTLQEIGNSDGIKEFNTRKLNPTFMVIGDELLEKDNVSYYASGGLIMPPDQQAKLMHNIGNSEHIAKMTQEQLGDDQSFYGYGIGGVKVDGRIGKNGSVICARTEMWHRAPDNNGNGYTVISTATYVGEVGNNERHSRPDVAEALLERVRGKGLQPSPDVLRDVAGEMSRDGTIAELNAIIKEEKEKKQVKQLDALDLATMADLSPEVLREAKALGAEITAKPPLHGESKDMEEKNSWVDKSARTNKNNLTPGGARDI, from the coding sequence ATGGTTAATATTTTTGAAGAGTTAGTAACAGGAGGTATAGTTAGTCCTGAAACATTAGAAGACGAACCAGGTAGAATTCTTGGGGATTACTCAGGTCCAGTAACCTCCGGCACGGTTGTTTTAGATGAAAAGGGGAACATTACCCAAAACCTTCAAAATGGAATAAATGTTGAACCTGCAATAGAACAGCCATTTCATAAAACAGGAAGCATTGCCAAAACTATAACATCATATTTAGTACATGAGTTGGAGAGTAAAGAGAGTAAAGAGAGTAAAGAAGTTGGTCTTCCTTCAATTGTTATAAATCGAAAAATACACGAATATTTTTCACCTGAAGAGCTCGTTGGTTTAATGCCAAGTTTTAATGGTAAAGCCAAGGAACTTAAAAAATTAGGTAATCATACTCTGGGTGATTTGCTATGTCATCAAACTGGTTTGGGTGATATTGGATCATATGAAGATTTAGTTGAAAAAAGAACCAATGGTAGTTATGGACACTATAAAATGCTAGAAGGCATTGAGGGAACTTTAGGAGAGCCGCAATATTCCAACGCCGGTTTTGAACTATTGGGCGCTATAGTTGAAAAAGCTACTGGCAAAGAAATGTATGAATTGCTTCATGACAATGTTTTTAAGCCTATGGGTTTGACTGCTGCATTTCCTGATAAGAATGGTACGTTACAAGAAATTGGTAATTCTGATGGGATCAAAGAATTTAATACGAGAAAATTAAACCCTACTTTCATGGTTATTGGTGATGAACTGTTAGAAAAAGATAATGTTAGCTATTATGCATCTGGAGGTCTAATTATGCCACCGGATCAACAGGCAAAACTAATGCATAATATAGGCAATTCTGAACACATAGCAAAAATGACACAAGAGCAACTTGGTGATGACCAAAGTTTTTACGGATATGGTATTGGAGGCGTTAAGGTTGATGGCAGGATTGGTAAAAATGGCTCTGTTATTTGTGCTAGAACGGAAATGTGGCATAGAGCTCCTGATAATAATGGCAACGGTTATACAGTTATAAGCACAGCAACATATGTTGGTGAAGTAGGAAATAATGAAAGACATAGCAGACCAGATGTTGCTGAGGCATTGTTGGAGCGTGTTAGAGGCAAAGGGCTTCAGCCATCTCCTGATGTTTTAAGAGATGTTGCCGGTGAGATGTCCAGAGATGGAACAATAGCTGAGCTAAATGCAATAATTAAAGAAGAAAAAGAAAAGAAACAAGTTAAACAACTGGATGCCCTAGACCTTGCAACAATGGCCGATTTATCACCTGAAGTTTTGAGGGAGGCAAAAGCATTAGGTGCAGAAATCACAGCTAAGCCTCCATTACATGGAGAAAGCAAAGATATGGAAGAAAAAAACTCCTGGGTTGATAAGAGCGCGAGGACTAACAAAAACAATCTAACTCCTGGCGGTGCTAGGGATATATAG
- a CDS encoding serine hydrolase, with protein sequence MRYPPSAKNLDIVVPVLLESLEPQKDKDIGHLLDLEAEHKDSDSVFRGVGAHVVGCSAAVTVFSGQESKSECHTQGKSNFLAEDEVAPETVFAVASCTKMITAATILRMTEHEDYKEQFPEGINTSLSHFVPALKEKYPDSTFVKMIEQHPHHEDITLRDLLQHTHGMGKYNNLKSDWGDLDEAKKYVDGQHTDSEYGKHTYSDTGPDLIALIVETVASKAPVNIASPDKSFADVARELVINHPKLKLENTLMPDDIEQAVSDGGKKMARGYCDEGTPAEDKDYQGALAAFGARSTPTDMNKLTRAFLTQDPDASLFDSPETLKQMQRMHELSESEKKPGFAHVAYGLGYEKFPNGLIGHDGQNRAFKARVEYDPTQDKCATVCYVEEHASLIMADSLSAGMSEEELLRSQEKILAQYTPEQLINDYERTRTDFIERPLKQQLDALDLEVKPGQLETLEKQGGLDVPVHENRHGSPDIPNPQKRSFDTPLQTRKINPDAVEIYGEAASSPTSKDGVPGLDKESMEELNEIKGGFQDFMEREPKEKSYTQKMADLNLKSPGGAREI encoded by the coding sequence ATGCGATATCCACCTTCAGCTAAAAATCTAGATATAGTAGTGCCTGTGCTTCTTGAGTCTTTAGAGCCTCAAAAAGACAAAGATATAGGCCATTTATTAGATTTAGAGGCAGAACATAAAGATTCAGATAGTGTCTTTAGAGGTGTCGGTGCGCATGTAGTTGGATGTTCGGCAGCAGTTACTGTTTTTTCTGGACAAGAGTCCAAATCTGAATGTCACACTCAAGGAAAATCAAATTTCCTAGCTGAAGATGAAGTTGCCCCTGAAACAGTCTTTGCAGTAGCAAGCTGCACAAAAATGATTACTGCTGCTACAATTTTACGAATGACTGAACATGAAGATTATAAAGAGCAATTCCCTGAAGGAATAAACACTTCTCTATCTCATTTTGTTCCTGCCCTAAAAGAAAAGTATCCAGATAGTACGTTTGTTAAAATGATTGAACAACATCCTCATCATGAGGATATTACGCTAAGAGACCTGCTGCAACATACGCATGGAATGGGAAAATATAATAATTTAAAAAGTGATTGGGGTGATTTGGATGAGGCAAAAAAATATGTGGATGGTCAACACACAGATTCAGAGTATGGAAAACATACTTATAGCGACACAGGACCTGATCTAATAGCTCTTATTGTAGAAACAGTTGCCTCGAAAGCACCTGTTAATATTGCCAGTCCAGATAAGTCATTTGCTGATGTTGCAAGGGAATTAGTTATAAATCACCCTAAGCTTAAGTTAGAAAACACACTAATGCCAGATGACATTGAGCAAGCGGTTAGTGATGGTGGTAAGAAAATGGCGCGTGGGTATTGTGACGAGGGAACACCAGCTGAAGATAAAGACTATCAAGGAGCTTTAGCTGCTTTTGGCGCGCGTTCAACACCAACTGATATGAATAAATTGACAAGGGCATTTTTAACCCAAGATCCGGATGCTTCCCTTTTTGATAGCCCAGAAACTTTAAAACAAATGCAACGAATGCACGAGCTTTCTGAAAGTGAAAAAAAACCAGGTTTTGCTCATGTAGCTTATGGCCTTGGATATGAAAAGTTCCCAAATGGTTTAATTGGGCACGATGGACAAAATAGGGCCTTCAAAGCGCGGGTTGAGTACGACCCAACACAGGATAAATGTGCCACGGTTTGTTATGTTGAAGAACATGCTTCACTGATCATGGCTGATAGCCTTTCTGCTGGGATGTCTGAGGAAGAACTTCTACGTTCACAAGAAAAGATTTTGGCACAATATACTCCCGAACAATTGATAAATGATTATGAAAGAACTAGGACAGATTTTATAGAAAGACCACTGAAGCAGCAACTAGATGCCCTAGATCTTGAAGTAAAACCTGGTCAGCTAGAAACACTTGAAAAGCAAGGTGGTTTAGATGTGCCGGTTCATGAAAACAGGCATGGAAGTCCTGACATTCCAAATCCACAAAAACGGTCATTCGACACTCCTCTGCAAACCCGTAAAATAAACCCTGATGCAGTAGAGATATATGGTGAAGCAGCATCCAGTCCCACATCAAAAGATGGGGTTCCTGGCTTAGATAAAGAATCCATGGAAGAATTAAACGAAATAAAAGGCGGGTTTCAAGATTTTATGGAAAGAGAGCCAAAAGAAAAATCTTATACCCAGAAAATGGCAGATCTGAATTTGAAATCACCAGGTGGTGCGCGTGAAATTTAG
- a CDS encoding GNAT family N-acetyltransferase gives MNIIFAKLQEQHFLLLLKWLESPHVKQWWDQDIQYTKELIEKKYRPYTQGFKILSDIKKPMHAFIVEVDNQPVGYIQYYDKYDFPHEQGYSVEGLPKSLAAIDFYIGEESYLGHGIGTEILRCFLKEHVLVEFDACFVDPDTANKGAIRAYEKTGFTVVNKISELAATWMICNKDTY, from the coding sequence ATGAACATTATCTTTGCCAAATTACAAGAACAGCATTTCCTTTTATTACTAAAATGGCTGGAATCACCGCATGTGAAGCAGTGGTGGGATCAGGATATTCAATATACAAAAGAGCTAATCGAAAAGAAATATAGACCCTATACGCAAGGCTTTAAAATTCTTAGTGATATCAAAAAACCTATGCATGCTTTCATTGTTGAGGTTGATAACCAGCCAGTTGGCTATATCCAATATTACGATAAATATGATTTTCCGCATGAGCAGGGTTATAGCGTAGAAGGATTACCTAAATCCCTTGCTGCGATTGATTTTTATATCGGTGAAGAAAGTTATCTTGGTCATGGAATTGGCACTGAAATTCTGCGGTGTTTTCTAAAAGAGCATGTTCTTGTAGAATTTGATGCCTGTTTCGTTGACCCTGATACTGCCAATAAAGGTGCTATTCGTGCCTATGAAAAAACTGGTTTTACAGTGGTTAATAAAATTTCAGAGTTAGCAGCTACTTGGATGATTTGTAATAAGGATACTTATTAA
- a CDS encoding DUF2924 domain-containing protein, protein MQNTSIKQLKDNWRKCFKDDPPPRASQDFMQGHIQWTNQASEYGGLKRKINTQVKRLTQQLREGTDFMPDSNLVIKPGTRLIRQHKGEKHEVITIEKGFRYKDKEYTSLSTIARHITGTNWNGKVFFGVKKR, encoded by the coding sequence ATGCAAAATACATCAATAAAACAGCTAAAGGATAATTGGCGAAAATGCTTTAAAGATGACCCGCCGCCTCGTGCAAGTCAGGATTTTATGCAAGGCCATATCCAGTGGACAAATCAGGCATCAGAATATGGCGGCTTAAAGCGTAAAATAAACACGCAAGTTAAGCGACTAACACAGCAGTTACGTGAAGGCACTGATTTTATGCCGGATAGTAATCTTGTAATAAAGCCCGGCACTCGGCTAATAAGGCAACATAAGGGAGAAAAACATGAGGTGATTACCATCGAAAAAGGCTTCCGATACAAAGACAAAGAATATACCAGCCTGTCAACTATCGCGCGGCATATCACGGGCACCAACTGGAATGGCAAAGTTTTCTTCGGAGTTAAAAAGCGATGA
- a CDS encoding phosphotransferase: MSHRTTLDKLAKEWQLELESEPVETATGLIVFAKYKNQPAVLKIASDTEEERTTSVLQHYNGYGAVQVLKTEDNATLMTRATPGKHLKELTLNNEDKKATHILCDVIEKLHRNSDYEGDYRTITNWAEGFDSCMASGDQQIPVTLVEEAKEVFADLVSSQEKPILLHGDLHHDNILYDADHGWLAIDPKGIVGEPCYEVGAFLRNPIDRSDIYASPNIIRQRVDIICERLGYDKKRVIGWAFAQSVLAGIWSVESGNNSDWAIIAAEGFKKVIEL, from the coding sequence ATGAGCCATCGAACTACTCTAGATAAATTGGCCAAGGAATGGCAGCTTGAATTGGAATCTGAACCTGTCGAGACAGCAACAGGACTGATTGTATTTGCCAAATATAAGAACCAACCTGCAGTGCTTAAAATTGCATCTGATACCGAAGAAGAACGTACAACATCTGTTTTGCAACATTATAATGGGTATGGTGCGGTTCAGGTGTTAAAAACCGAAGACAATGCCACGTTAATGACTCGTGCTACACCCGGAAAACATTTGAAGGAATTGACGCTAAACAACGAAGATAAAAAGGCAACTCACATATTATGTGACGTGATAGAAAAACTTCATCGTAACAGCGATTATGAAGGCGACTATCGAACTATCACAAATTGGGCCGAAGGATTTGATAGCTGTATGGCATCAGGTGACCAGCAAATTCCAGTAACATTAGTTGAAGAAGCCAAGGAGGTATTTGCTGATTTAGTTTCATCACAGGAAAAACCCATTTTACTGCATGGAGATCTGCATCATGACAATATTCTCTACGATGCAGACCATGGTTGGTTGGCTATTGATCCGAAAGGCATCGTAGGTGAGCCGTGCTATGAGGTAGGTGCATTTTTGCGTAATCCGATAGATAGGTCGGATATTTATGCATCGCCTAATATTATCCGGCAGCGTGTTGATATCATTTGTGAGCGTTTGGGGTATGATAAAAAAAGAGTTATCGGCTGGGCTTTTGCACAAAGCGTACTTGCCGGAATATGGTCGGTAGAATCAGGCAATAACTCTGATTGGGCGATTATTGCTGCGGAAGGTTTTAAGAAGGTAATAGAATTATGA
- a CDS encoding site-specific DNA-methyltransferase, with protein sequence MPITKLASHEMHIAYINPEELKPYKNNARTHSDKQIQQIANSLKQFGFMNPVLIDSNNRIMAGHGRVEAAKKLGMKEVPVISSSHLSENQIRAYIIADNKIASNAGWDKNLLSIELKELSIETNFDIEITGFEMAEIDLIIDSDEPQEADPADEIPDIDNSPAITKLGDIWQLGQHILICGNALKNETYDRLLDTERADMVFTDPPYNVPIDGHVCGNGKIKHAEFAMASGEMTDAEFYSFLEDFCDKASSFSRDGSLHYICMDWRHIDVLIRAGKEFYADLKNICVWNKDNGGMGSLYRSKHELVAVFKHGKKPHINNIELGKHGRYRTNVWDYKGVNSFGRNQSDLKLHPTVKPVTMIADAIKDCTKRGHIVLDPFAGSGSTLIAAEKTGRIARCIELDPKYCDVIVRRWQKLTGEEALNDAFDSFDEVANSKL encoded by the coding sequence ATGCCTATAACAAAACTTGCATCGCATGAGATGCATATTGCTTATATTAATCCAGAAGAACTTAAGCCCTACAAAAACAATGCCCGCACACACTCCGACAAACAGATTCAACAAATTGCGAACAGCCTAAAGCAGTTTGGATTTATGAATCCTGTCCTTATTGATAGTAATAATCGAATTATGGCAGGGCATGGTCGTGTGGAGGCGGCGAAGAAACTTGGCATGAAGGAAGTGCCGGTTATTTCGTCAAGCCATCTCTCAGAAAACCAAATTCGTGCCTATATAATTGCGGATAATAAAATTGCCTCGAATGCAGGCTGGGATAAGAACCTGCTATCAATTGAGCTTAAGGAGCTTTCCATCGAAACTAATTTCGATATTGAGATTACCGGTTTTGAAATGGCAGAAATCGATTTAATAATTGATTCTGACGAGCCACAAGAAGCCGATCCGGCAGATGAGATTCCGGATATTGATAACTCGCCTGCTATTACAAAACTTGGCGATATCTGGCAGCTTGGGCAGCATATTCTAATATGTGGAAATGCCCTAAAGAATGAAACCTATGACAGGCTGCTGGATACAGAGCGTGCTGATATGGTGTTTACCGACCCGCCATATAATGTGCCAATTGATGGGCATGTATGCGGCAATGGTAAAATAAAACATGCAGAATTTGCCATGGCATCCGGTGAGATGACTGACGCAGAGTTTTATAGTTTTCTTGAAGATTTCTGTGACAAAGCAAGTAGTTTCAGTCGGGATGGTTCACTGCATTATATTTGCATGGATTGGAGGCACATTGATGTGCTTATCAGGGCTGGCAAAGAATTCTATGCCGACCTGAAAAACATTTGTGTTTGGAATAAAGATAATGGCGGCATGGGTTCACTTTACCGCTCCAAACATGAATTGGTAGCAGTTTTTAAGCACGGCAAAAAGCCTCATATAAACAATATTGAGCTTGGCAAACATGGCCGCTACCGCACTAATGTTTGGGATTACAAAGGCGTGAATAGCTTTGGTCGAAATCAGTCTGATTTAAAGCTCCATCCAACGGTCAAACCAGTGACTATGATAGCCGATGCCATAAAAGACTGCACAAAACGTGGGCATATCGTGCTTGATCCATTTGCCGGTTCCGGCTCTACGCTTATTGCAGCGGAAAAGACAGGACGTATTGCTCGCTGTATTGAGCTTGATCCTAAATATTGCGATGTGATTGTTCGTCGCTGGCAGAAATTAACCGGAGAGGAAGCATTAAACGATGCATTTGATTCATTTGATGAGGTTGCTAACTCAAAATTGTAG
- a CDS encoding recombinase family protein gives MKKIRCAIYTRKSSEEGLEQEFNSLDAQRESCAAYIISQKHEGWELLPDEYNDGGFSGGNMDRPALKQLMEGIEDGKIDIIVVYKVDRLTRSLTDFSRLVDVMDKKGVSFVSITQQFNTTTSMGRLTLNVLLSFAQFEREVTGERIRDKIALSKQKGKWMGGVPPLGYDSKDRKIVINKSEAKTVRHMFDRYLELKSVHLLKAEFDADGIVTKKRIFKNGKTSGGLSFCRTNLNRLLQNRIYIGEIVHKDKSYPGEHEAIIPIDVFEKVQAVIASNRRKEFGKTGTKSPCLLTGLLFDDRGNHMSPKHSRTRKLHYRYYTSQAIIQGYSHKAGSLPNIPAYEIEQLVKSEILAFLKHGEALQYHLQSEELTQQKKLMHTAQHLKFDDIDKERAFIRSVVHRIELSDSKVQIYLCADRLIQALQGNMAEGKAEKPERQIHLTREIKLAATNNGSKVIIGDVASNKNMQLIKAIARSFLWNEQLISGEKVTITEIAEENNINSATYVSRVMRLCFLAPDIIEMIIEGSHPVQWTVEKLFAVRTYDWQEQRQILGLI, from the coding sequence ATGAAGAAAATACGATGTGCCATTTATACAAGAAAATCCTCCGAAGAAGGGTTGGAGCAAGAGTTCAACTCTCTTGATGCTCAGCGTGAATCTTGTGCAGCTTATATTATTAGCCAGAAGCATGAAGGCTGGGAGCTATTGCCTGATGAATATAATGACGGCGGTTTTAGTGGTGGCAATATGGATCGTCCCGCACTCAAGCAATTGATGGAGGGTATTGAAGACGGCAAAATTGACATTATTGTTGTCTATAAAGTTGATCGCCTAACGCGCTCATTAACCGATTTTTCTCGGCTGGTTGATGTGATGGATAAAAAGGGCGTATCATTTGTTTCAATAACGCAGCAATTTAATACCACCACTTCCATGGGCAGGCTGACGCTAAACGTGCTACTTAGCTTCGCCCAATTTGAACGCGAGGTAACAGGCGAACGCATCCGCGATAAAATCGCCCTTTCAAAGCAAAAAGGTAAATGGATGGGTGGTGTACCGCCACTTGGATATGATTCTAAAGATCGGAAAATTGTTATTAACAAATCTGAGGCCAAAACAGTCCGGCATATGTTTGATCGTTATTTAGAGCTAAAGTCTGTTCATTTGCTAAAAGCCGAATTTGATGCTGATGGTATCGTAACGAAAAAGCGTATTTTTAAAAATGGTAAAACATCCGGTGGTCTATCATTTTGCCGCACGAACCTTAATAGGCTTTTACAAAATCGTATCTATATCGGTGAGATTGTCCATAAAGATAAAAGCTATCCTGGTGAGCACGAGGCCATCATTCCAATTGATGTTTTTGAAAAAGTGCAGGCAGTTATTGCAAGCAACCGCCGGAAAGAGTTTGGTAAAACAGGCACAAAATCTCCGTGCCTATTAACAGGTCTACTATTTGATGATAGGGGCAACCACATGAGCCCTAAACATAGCCGCACTCGAAAGCTGCATTATCGATATTATACTTCACAGGCAATTATTCAGGGCTACTCACACAAGGCAGGAAGTCTGCCGAATATCCCGGCGTATGAAATAGAACAATTAGTAAAATCAGAAATACTGGCCTTCTTGAAACATGGCGAGGCTTTGCAATATCATCTTCAATCCGAAGAGCTAACGCAGCAAAAGAAGCTGATGCATACAGCTCAACATTTAAAATTTGATGATATAGACAAAGAGCGAGCTTTTATCCGCTCAGTTGTTCACAGAATAGAATTGTCCGATAGTAAGGTGCAGATATATTTATGTGCTGACAGATTGATTCAAGCCTTGCAAGGAAATATGGCTGAAGGAAAAGCTGAAAAACCTGAAAGACAAATACACCTGACCCGTGAGATTAAACTCGCCGCAACCAATAACGGCAGCAAAGTCATTATCGGCGATGTTGCATCCAATAAAAACATGCAGCTTATCAAAGCTATCGCCCGCAGCTTTTTATGGAATGAGCAATTAATATCAGGTGAGAAAGTAACAATTACAGAAATAGCTGAAGAAAATAATATCAACTCAGCCACTTATGTAAGCCGTGTTATGCGCCTGTGCTTCCTTGCACCAGATATCATTGAGATGATTATTGAAGGCTCGCATCCCGTCCAGTGGACTGTCGAAAAACTATTCGCAGTCAGAACATATGATTGGCAGGAACAGCGCCAGATTCTTGGATTAATCTAA
- a CDS encoding DUF5681 domain-containing protein, whose amino-acid sequence MAKKNKNGSNKNSNNGVFGGPPGYKNPPKSGQFKPGQSGNKKGRPKNKSKRTQDIYNDLFNKKEPIVVNGNKVYLTGKEVTLMRLKELATKGDKFAIKKVLELSEYFGESNPEIEVILPYIPSRGELAEHWKDELDEDRE is encoded by the coding sequence ATGGCTAAAAAGAATAAAAATGGAAGTAACAAAAATAGCAATAATGGTGTATTCGGCGGTCCTCCTGGCTATAAAAACCCACCTAAAAGTGGTCAGTTTAAACCTGGCCAGTCCGGCAATAAAAAAGGCAGACCGAAGAATAAATCCAAGAGAACTCAAGACATTTATAATGATCTTTTTAACAAAAAAGAGCCAATAGTTGTTAATGGTAACAAGGTTTATCTGACTGGCAAAGAAGTCACCTTAATGCGGCTAAAAGAATTAGCTACCAAAGGTGATAAATTTGCTATCAAGAAGGTTTTGGAGTTATCTGAGTATTTTGGTGAATCTAATCCAGAAATTGAGGTTATTCTGCCATATATACCAAGTCGCGGTGAATTGGCGGAACACTGGAAAGATGAATTAGACGAAGATAGAGAATAG
- a CDS encoding GNAT family N-acetyltransferase → MLKTERLILRNWKEEDLEPFAALNACEYVCEFLPKILSKEESNSLAKKIITHFEQHGFGLFAVERKDTGEFIGFAGLSIPGFDAHFTPATEIGWRLAYEHWGFGFATEAAIVVRDSAFDELDLKELVSFTTKNNKASRRVMEKIGMTHDEADDFDHPNLKDGHPLKPHVLYRESRK, encoded by the coding sequence ATGCTTAAAACTGAAAGACTGATATTAAGAAATTGGAAAGAGGAAGATTTGGAGCCGTTTGCAGCTTTAAATGCATGTGAGTATGTTTGTGAATTCTTGCCAAAAATCCTCAGCAAAGAAGAATCTAATTCTTTGGCCAAAAAGATTATAACTCATTTTGAGCAACATGGTTTTGGGTTATTTGCTGTTGAACGCAAAGATACCGGAGAATTTATTGGCTTTGCTGGCTTGAGCATCCCTGGCTTTGATGCACATTTTACGCCTGCTACCGAGATTGGTTGGCGACTGGCCTATGAACACTGGGGTTTTGGTTTTGCTACGGAGGCGGCTATAGTTGTCCGTGATTCTGCTTTTGATGAATTAGATTTAAAAGAACTCGTTTCATTCACAACTAAAAATAATAAAGCTTCACGTAGGGTGATGGAAAAAATTGGTATGACACATGATGAAGCTGATGATTTCGACCACCCTAATTTGAAAGACGGACACCCTCTAAAACCACATGTTTTGTATAGGGAAAGCCGTAAATAG